A portion of the Symphalangus syndactylus isolate Jambi chromosome 13, NHGRI_mSymSyn1-v2.1_pri, whole genome shotgun sequence genome contains these proteins:
- the LOC129460674 gene encoding leukocyte immunoglobulin-like receptor subfamily B member 1 isoform X3 has protein sequence MTAMHRGLIHPQSRAVGGDAMTPILMVLICLGLSLGPRTHVQAGTLPKPTLWAQPGSVITQGSPVTLRCQGGLKAQEYRLYREKKLASWITLIRPELVKKGRFHIPSVTWEHTGRYRCQYHSHTRWSEPSDPLELVMTGVYSKPTLSALPSPVVASGENVTLQCVSQVAFDGFILCKEGEDEHPQCLNSQPRTRGTSQAVFSVGPVSPSRRWSYRCYAYDSRSPYEWSSPSDLLELLVPGASKKPSLSVQPGPVVTPGEELTLQCGSDVGYDRFVLYKEGERDFLQRPGRQPQAGLSHANFTLRPVRVSHGGQYRCYGAHKLSSEWSAPSDPLDILITGQIYDTVSLSVQPGPTVASGENVTLLCQSQSPTDTFLLTKDEAAHHPLRLRSQHQAQQHQAEFPMSPVTSAHAGTYRCYGSLNSDPYLLTHPSEPLELVVSGPSGGPSSPTTGPTSTPGLEDQPLTPTGSDPQSDPAGPEDQPLTPMGSDPQSGLGRHLGVVTGILVAFVLLLLLLLLFLVFRHRRHGKCWTSAQRKADFQHPAGAVEPEPIDRGLQRRASPAADAQEENLSDAAVKDTQFEDGVEMDTQQSPHDEDPQAVTYALVKHSRPRREMASPPSPLSEEFLDTKDTQAEEDRQMDTEAAASEAPQDVTYAQLHSLTLRWKATEPPPSREGEPPAEPSIYATLAIH, from the exons ATGACTGCCATG CACCGAGGGCTCATCCATCCGCAGAGCAGGGCAGTGGGAGGAGACGCCATGACCCCCATCCTCATGGTCCTGATCTGTCTCG GGCTGAGTCTGGGCCCCAGGACCCACGTGCAGGCAG GGACCCTCCCCAAGCCCACCCTCTGGGCTCAGCCAGGCTCTGTCATCACCCAGGGGAGTCCCGTGACCCTCAGGTGTCAGGGCGGCCTTAAAGCCCAGGAGTACCGTCTATATAGGGAGAAAAAATTAGCATCCTGGATTACACTGATACGACCAGAGCTTGTGAAGAAGGGCCGGTTCCACATTCCATCCGTCACCTGGGAACACACAGGGCGGTATCGCTGTCAGTATCACAGCCACACTCGGTGGTCAGAGCCCAGTGACCCCCTGGAGCTGGTGATGACAG GAGTCTACAGCAAACCCACCCTctcagccctgcccagccctgtggTGGCCTCAGGAGAGAATGTGACCCTCCAGTGTGTCTCACAGGTGGCATTTGATGGCTTCATTCTGTGTAAGGAAGGAGAAGATGAACACCCACAATGCCTGAACTCCCAGCCTCGTACCCGTGGGACATCTCAGGCCGTCTTCTCCGTGGGCCCCGTGAGCCCGAGTCGCAGGTGGTCGTACAGATGCTATGCTTATGACTCGCGCTCTCCCTATGAATGGTCTTCACCCAGTGATCTCCTGGAGCTCCTGGTCCCAG GGGCTTCTAAGAAGCCATCGCTCTCAGTGCAGCCGGGCCCTGTCGTGACCCCTGGGGAGGAGCTGACCCTCCAGTGTGGCTCTGATGTCGGCTACGACAGATTTGTTCTGTACAAGGAGGGAGAACGTGACTTCCTCCAGCGTCCTGGCCGGCAGCCCCAGGCTGGGCTCTCCCACGCCAACTTCACCCTGAGGCCTGTGAGGGTCTCCCACGGCGGCCAGTACAGATGCTATGGTGCACACAAACTCTCCTCCGAGTGGTCGGCCCCCAGTGACCCCCTGGACATCCTAATCACAG GACAGATCTATGACACGGTCTCCCTCTCGGTGCAGCCGGGCCCCACGGTGGCCTCAGGAGAGAATGTCACCCTGCTGTGTCAGTCACAGAGCCCGACGGACACTTTCCTTCTGACCAAGGATGAGGCAGCCCATCACCCGCTGCGTCTGAGATCACAGCACCAAGCTCAGCAGCACCAGGCTGAATTCCCCATGAGTCCTGTGACCTCAGCCCATGCGGGGACCTACAGGTGCTACGGCTCACTCAACTCCGACCCCTACCTGCTGACTCACCCCAGTGAGCCCCTGGAGCTCGTGGTCTCAG GACCCTCTGGGGGCCCCAGCTCCCCTAcaacaggccccacctccacacCTG GCCTTGAGGACCAGCCCCTTACCCCTACGGGGTCGGATCCCCAGAGTG ACCCAGCAGGCCCTGAGGACCAGCCCCTCACCCCCATGGGGTCGGATCCCCAGAGTG GTCTGGGAAGGCACCTGGGGGTTGTGACCGGCATCTTGGTGGCCTTCGTcctgctgctcctcctcctcctcctcttcctcgtcTTCCGACATCGACGTCACGGCAAATGCTGGACATCGG CCCAGAGAAAAGCTGATTTCCAGCATCCTGCAGGGGCTGTGGAGCCAGAGCCCATAGACAGAGGCCTGCAGAGGAG GGCCAGCCCAGCTGCCGATGCCCAGGAAGAAAACCTCT CAGATGCTGCCGTGAAGGACACACAGTTTGAGGACGGGGTGGAGATGGACACTcag CAGAGCCCACACGATGAAGACCCCCAGGCAGTGACGTATGCCCTGGTGAAACACTCCAGACCTAGGAGAGAAAtggcctcccctccctccccattgTCCGAGGAATTCCTGGACACAAAGGACACACAAGCAGAAGAGGACAGGCAGATGGACACCGAG GCTGCTGCATCTGAAGCCCCCCAGGATGTGACCTACGCCCAGCTGCACAGCTTGACCCTTAGATGGAAGGCAACTGAGCCTCCTCCATCCCGGGAAGGGGAACCTCCAGCTGAGCCCAGCATCTACGCCACGCTGGCCATCCACTAA
- the LOC129460674 gene encoding leukocyte immunoglobulin-like receptor subfamily B member 1 isoform X16 yields the protein MTAMHRGLIHPQSRAVGGDAMTPILMVLICLGLSLGPRTHVQAGTLPKPTLWAQPGSVITQGSPVTLRCQGGLKAQEYRLYREKKLASWITLIRPELVKKGRFHIPSVTWEHTGRYRCQYHSHTRWSEPSDPLELVMTGVYSKPTLSALPSPVVASGENVTLQCVSQVAFDGFILCKEGEDEHPQCLNSQPRTRGTSQAVFSVGPVSPSRRWSYRCYAYDSRSPYEWSSPSDLLELLVPGASKKPSLSVQPGPVVTPGEELTLQCGSDVGYDRFVLYKEGERDFLQRPGRQPQAGLSHANFTLRPVRVSHGGQYRCYGAHKLSSEWSAPSDPLDILITGQIYDTVSLSVQPGPTVASGENVTLLCQSQSPTDTFLLTKDEAAHHPLRLRSQHQAQQHQAEFPMSPVTSAHAGTYRCYGSLNSDPYLLTHPSEPLELVVSGPSGGPSSPTTGPTSTPAGLEDQPLTPTGSDPQSGLGRHLGVVTGILVAFVLLLLLLLLFLVFRHRRHGKCWTSAQRKADFQHPAGAVEPEPIDRGLQRRASPAADAQEENLYAAVKDTQFEDGVEMDTQSPHDEDPQAVTYALVKHSRPRREMASPPSPLSEEFLDTKDTQAEEDRQMDTEAAASEAPQDVTYAQLHSLTLRWKATEPPPSREGEPPAEPSIYATLAIH from the exons ATGACTGCCATG CACCGAGGGCTCATCCATCCGCAGAGCAGGGCAGTGGGAGGAGACGCCATGACCCCCATCCTCATGGTCCTGATCTGTCTCG GGCTGAGTCTGGGCCCCAGGACCCACGTGCAGGCAG GGACCCTCCCCAAGCCCACCCTCTGGGCTCAGCCAGGCTCTGTCATCACCCAGGGGAGTCCCGTGACCCTCAGGTGTCAGGGCGGCCTTAAAGCCCAGGAGTACCGTCTATATAGGGAGAAAAAATTAGCATCCTGGATTACACTGATACGACCAGAGCTTGTGAAGAAGGGCCGGTTCCACATTCCATCCGTCACCTGGGAACACACAGGGCGGTATCGCTGTCAGTATCACAGCCACACTCGGTGGTCAGAGCCCAGTGACCCCCTGGAGCTGGTGATGACAG GAGTCTACAGCAAACCCACCCTctcagccctgcccagccctgtggTGGCCTCAGGAGAGAATGTGACCCTCCAGTGTGTCTCACAGGTGGCATTTGATGGCTTCATTCTGTGTAAGGAAGGAGAAGATGAACACCCACAATGCCTGAACTCCCAGCCTCGTACCCGTGGGACATCTCAGGCCGTCTTCTCCGTGGGCCCCGTGAGCCCGAGTCGCAGGTGGTCGTACAGATGCTATGCTTATGACTCGCGCTCTCCCTATGAATGGTCTTCACCCAGTGATCTCCTGGAGCTCCTGGTCCCAG GGGCTTCTAAGAAGCCATCGCTCTCAGTGCAGCCGGGCCCTGTCGTGACCCCTGGGGAGGAGCTGACCCTCCAGTGTGGCTCTGATGTCGGCTACGACAGATTTGTTCTGTACAAGGAGGGAGAACGTGACTTCCTCCAGCGTCCTGGCCGGCAGCCCCAGGCTGGGCTCTCCCACGCCAACTTCACCCTGAGGCCTGTGAGGGTCTCCCACGGCGGCCAGTACAGATGCTATGGTGCACACAAACTCTCCTCCGAGTGGTCGGCCCCCAGTGACCCCCTGGACATCCTAATCACAG GACAGATCTATGACACGGTCTCCCTCTCGGTGCAGCCGGGCCCCACGGTGGCCTCAGGAGAGAATGTCACCCTGCTGTGTCAGTCACAGAGCCCGACGGACACTTTCCTTCTGACCAAGGATGAGGCAGCCCATCACCCGCTGCGTCTGAGATCACAGCACCAAGCTCAGCAGCACCAGGCTGAATTCCCCATGAGTCCTGTGACCTCAGCCCATGCGGGGACCTACAGGTGCTACGGCTCACTCAACTCCGACCCCTACCTGCTGACTCACCCCAGTGAGCCCCTGGAGCTCGTGGTCTCAG GACCCTCTGGGGGCCCCAGCTCCCCTAcaacaggccccacctccacacCTG CAGGCCTTGAGGACCAGCCCCTTACCCCTACGGGGTCGGATCCCCAGAGTG GTCTGGGAAGGCACCTGGGGGTTGTGACCGGCATCTTGGTGGCCTTCGTcctgctgctcctcctcctcctcctcttcctcgtcTTCCGACATCGACGTCACGGCAAATGCTGGACATCGG CCCAGAGAAAAGCTGATTTCCAGCATCCTGCAGGGGCTGTGGAGCCAGAGCCCATAGACAGAGGCCTGCAGAGGAG GGCCAGCCCAGCTGCCGATGCCCAGGAAGAAAACCTCT ATGCTGCCGTGAAGGACACACAGTTTGAGGACGGGGTGGAGATGGACACTcag AGCCCACACGATGAAGACCCCCAGGCAGTGACGTATGCCCTGGTGAAACACTCCAGACCTAGGAGAGAAAtggcctcccctccctccccattgTCCGAGGAATTCCTGGACACAAAGGACACACAAGCAGAAGAGGACAGGCAGATGGACACCGAG GCTGCTGCATCTGAAGCCCCCCAGGATGTGACCTACGCCCAGCTGCACAGCTTGACCCTTAGATGGAAGGCAACTGAGCCTCCTCCATCCCGGGAAGGGGAACCTCCAGCTGAGCCCAGCATCTACGCCACGCTGGCCATCCACTAA
- the LOC129460674 gene encoding leukocyte immunoglobulin-like receptor subfamily B member 1 isoform X1 — translation MTAMHRGLIHPQSRAVGGDAMTPILMVLICLGLSLGPRTHVQAGTLPKPTLWAQPGSVITQGSPVTLRCQGGLKAQEYRLYREKKLASWITLIRPELVKKGRFHIPSVTWEHTGRYRCQYHSHTRWSEPSDPLELVMTGVYSKPTLSALPSPVVASGENVTLQCVSQVAFDGFILCKEGEDEHPQCLNSQPRTRGTSQAVFSVGPVSPSRRWSYRCYAYDSRSPYEWSSPSDLLELLVPGASKKPSLSVQPGPVVTPGEELTLQCGSDVGYDRFVLYKEGERDFLQRPGRQPQAGLSHANFTLRPVRVSHGGQYRCYGAHKLSSEWSAPSDPLDILITGQIYDTVSLSVQPGPTVASGENVTLLCQSQSPTDTFLLTKDEAAHHPLRLRSQHQAQQHQAEFPMSPVTSAHAGTYRCYGSLNSDPYLLTHPSEPLELVVSGPSGGPSSPTTGPTSTPAGLEDQPLTPTGSDPQSDPAGPEDQPLTPMGSDPQSGLGRHLGVVTGILVAFVLLLLLLLLFLVFRHRRHGKCWTSAQRKADFQHPAGAVEPEPIDRGLQRRASPAADAQEENLSDAAVKDTQFEDGVEMDTQQSPHDEDPQAVTYALVKHSRPRREMASPPSPLSEEFLDTKDTQAEEDRQMDTEAAASEAPQDVTYAQLHSLTLRWKATEPPPSREGEPPAEPSIYATLAIH, via the exons ATGACTGCCATG CACCGAGGGCTCATCCATCCGCAGAGCAGGGCAGTGGGAGGAGACGCCATGACCCCCATCCTCATGGTCCTGATCTGTCTCG GGCTGAGTCTGGGCCCCAGGACCCACGTGCAGGCAG GGACCCTCCCCAAGCCCACCCTCTGGGCTCAGCCAGGCTCTGTCATCACCCAGGGGAGTCCCGTGACCCTCAGGTGTCAGGGCGGCCTTAAAGCCCAGGAGTACCGTCTATATAGGGAGAAAAAATTAGCATCCTGGATTACACTGATACGACCAGAGCTTGTGAAGAAGGGCCGGTTCCACATTCCATCCGTCACCTGGGAACACACAGGGCGGTATCGCTGTCAGTATCACAGCCACACTCGGTGGTCAGAGCCCAGTGACCCCCTGGAGCTGGTGATGACAG GAGTCTACAGCAAACCCACCCTctcagccctgcccagccctgtggTGGCCTCAGGAGAGAATGTGACCCTCCAGTGTGTCTCACAGGTGGCATTTGATGGCTTCATTCTGTGTAAGGAAGGAGAAGATGAACACCCACAATGCCTGAACTCCCAGCCTCGTACCCGTGGGACATCTCAGGCCGTCTTCTCCGTGGGCCCCGTGAGCCCGAGTCGCAGGTGGTCGTACAGATGCTATGCTTATGACTCGCGCTCTCCCTATGAATGGTCTTCACCCAGTGATCTCCTGGAGCTCCTGGTCCCAG GGGCTTCTAAGAAGCCATCGCTCTCAGTGCAGCCGGGCCCTGTCGTGACCCCTGGGGAGGAGCTGACCCTCCAGTGTGGCTCTGATGTCGGCTACGACAGATTTGTTCTGTACAAGGAGGGAGAACGTGACTTCCTCCAGCGTCCTGGCCGGCAGCCCCAGGCTGGGCTCTCCCACGCCAACTTCACCCTGAGGCCTGTGAGGGTCTCCCACGGCGGCCAGTACAGATGCTATGGTGCACACAAACTCTCCTCCGAGTGGTCGGCCCCCAGTGACCCCCTGGACATCCTAATCACAG GACAGATCTATGACACGGTCTCCCTCTCGGTGCAGCCGGGCCCCACGGTGGCCTCAGGAGAGAATGTCACCCTGCTGTGTCAGTCACAGAGCCCGACGGACACTTTCCTTCTGACCAAGGATGAGGCAGCCCATCACCCGCTGCGTCTGAGATCACAGCACCAAGCTCAGCAGCACCAGGCTGAATTCCCCATGAGTCCTGTGACCTCAGCCCATGCGGGGACCTACAGGTGCTACGGCTCACTCAACTCCGACCCCTACCTGCTGACTCACCCCAGTGAGCCCCTGGAGCTCGTGGTCTCAG GACCCTCTGGGGGCCCCAGCTCCCCTAcaacaggccccacctccacacCTG CAGGCCTTGAGGACCAGCCCCTTACCCCTACGGGGTCGGATCCCCAGAGTG ACCCAGCAGGCCCTGAGGACCAGCCCCTCACCCCCATGGGGTCGGATCCCCAGAGTG GTCTGGGAAGGCACCTGGGGGTTGTGACCGGCATCTTGGTGGCCTTCGTcctgctgctcctcctcctcctcctcttcctcgtcTTCCGACATCGACGTCACGGCAAATGCTGGACATCGG CCCAGAGAAAAGCTGATTTCCAGCATCCTGCAGGGGCTGTGGAGCCAGAGCCCATAGACAGAGGCCTGCAGAGGAG GGCCAGCCCAGCTGCCGATGCCCAGGAAGAAAACCTCT CAGATGCTGCCGTGAAGGACACACAGTTTGAGGACGGGGTGGAGATGGACACTcag CAGAGCCCACACGATGAAGACCCCCAGGCAGTGACGTATGCCCTGGTGAAACACTCCAGACCTAGGAGAGAAAtggcctcccctccctccccattgTCCGAGGAATTCCTGGACACAAAGGACACACAAGCAGAAGAGGACAGGCAGATGGACACCGAG GCTGCTGCATCTGAAGCCCCCCAGGATGTGACCTACGCCCAGCTGCACAGCTTGACCCTTAGATGGAAGGCAACTGAGCCTCCTCCATCCCGGGAAGGGGAACCTCCAGCTGAGCCCAGCATCTACGCCACGCTGGCCATCCACTAA
- the LOC129460674 gene encoding leukocyte immunoglobulin-like receptor subfamily B member 1 isoform X8 produces MTAMHRGLIHPQSRAVGGDAMTPILMVLICLGLSLGPRTHVQAGTLPKPTLWAQPGSVITQGSPVTLRCQGGLKAQEYRLYREKKLASWITLIRPELVKKGRFHIPSVTWEHTGRYRCQYHSHTRWSEPSDPLELVMTGVYSKPTLSALPSPVVASGENVTLQCVSQVAFDGFILCKEGEDEHPQCLNSQPRTRGTSQAVFSVGPVSPSRRWSYRCYAYDSRSPYEWSSPSDLLELLVPGASKKPSLSVQPGPVVTPGEELTLQCGSDVGYDRFVLYKEGERDFLQRPGRQPQAGLSHANFTLRPVRVSHGGQYRCYGAHKLSSEWSAPSDPLDILITGQIYDTVSLSVQPGPTVASGENVTLLCQSQSPTDTFLLTKDEAAHHPLRLRSQHQAQQHQAEFPMSPVTSAHAGTYRCYGSLNSDPYLLTHPSEPLELVVSGPSGGPSSPTTGPTSTPGLEDQPLTPTGSDPQSDPAGPEDQPLTPMGSDPQSGLGRHLGVVTGILVAFVLLLLLLLLFLVFRHRRHGKCWTSAQRKADFQHPAGAVEPEPIDRGLQRRASPAADAQEENLYAAVKDTQFEDGVEMDTQSPHDEDPQAVTYALVKHSRPRREMASPPSPLSEEFLDTKDTQAEEDRQMDTEAAASEAPQDVTYAQLHSLTLRWKATEPPPSREGEPPAEPSIYATLAIH; encoded by the exons ATGACTGCCATG CACCGAGGGCTCATCCATCCGCAGAGCAGGGCAGTGGGAGGAGACGCCATGACCCCCATCCTCATGGTCCTGATCTGTCTCG GGCTGAGTCTGGGCCCCAGGACCCACGTGCAGGCAG GGACCCTCCCCAAGCCCACCCTCTGGGCTCAGCCAGGCTCTGTCATCACCCAGGGGAGTCCCGTGACCCTCAGGTGTCAGGGCGGCCTTAAAGCCCAGGAGTACCGTCTATATAGGGAGAAAAAATTAGCATCCTGGATTACACTGATACGACCAGAGCTTGTGAAGAAGGGCCGGTTCCACATTCCATCCGTCACCTGGGAACACACAGGGCGGTATCGCTGTCAGTATCACAGCCACACTCGGTGGTCAGAGCCCAGTGACCCCCTGGAGCTGGTGATGACAG GAGTCTACAGCAAACCCACCCTctcagccctgcccagccctgtggTGGCCTCAGGAGAGAATGTGACCCTCCAGTGTGTCTCACAGGTGGCATTTGATGGCTTCATTCTGTGTAAGGAAGGAGAAGATGAACACCCACAATGCCTGAACTCCCAGCCTCGTACCCGTGGGACATCTCAGGCCGTCTTCTCCGTGGGCCCCGTGAGCCCGAGTCGCAGGTGGTCGTACAGATGCTATGCTTATGACTCGCGCTCTCCCTATGAATGGTCTTCACCCAGTGATCTCCTGGAGCTCCTGGTCCCAG GGGCTTCTAAGAAGCCATCGCTCTCAGTGCAGCCGGGCCCTGTCGTGACCCCTGGGGAGGAGCTGACCCTCCAGTGTGGCTCTGATGTCGGCTACGACAGATTTGTTCTGTACAAGGAGGGAGAACGTGACTTCCTCCAGCGTCCTGGCCGGCAGCCCCAGGCTGGGCTCTCCCACGCCAACTTCACCCTGAGGCCTGTGAGGGTCTCCCACGGCGGCCAGTACAGATGCTATGGTGCACACAAACTCTCCTCCGAGTGGTCGGCCCCCAGTGACCCCCTGGACATCCTAATCACAG GACAGATCTATGACACGGTCTCCCTCTCGGTGCAGCCGGGCCCCACGGTGGCCTCAGGAGAGAATGTCACCCTGCTGTGTCAGTCACAGAGCCCGACGGACACTTTCCTTCTGACCAAGGATGAGGCAGCCCATCACCCGCTGCGTCTGAGATCACAGCACCAAGCTCAGCAGCACCAGGCTGAATTCCCCATGAGTCCTGTGACCTCAGCCCATGCGGGGACCTACAGGTGCTACGGCTCACTCAACTCCGACCCCTACCTGCTGACTCACCCCAGTGAGCCCCTGGAGCTCGTGGTCTCAG GACCCTCTGGGGGCCCCAGCTCCCCTAcaacaggccccacctccacacCTG GCCTTGAGGACCAGCCCCTTACCCCTACGGGGTCGGATCCCCAGAGTG ACCCAGCAGGCCCTGAGGACCAGCCCCTCACCCCCATGGGGTCGGATCCCCAGAGTG GTCTGGGAAGGCACCTGGGGGTTGTGACCGGCATCTTGGTGGCCTTCGTcctgctgctcctcctcctcctcctcttcctcgtcTTCCGACATCGACGTCACGGCAAATGCTGGACATCGG CCCAGAGAAAAGCTGATTTCCAGCATCCTGCAGGGGCTGTGGAGCCAGAGCCCATAGACAGAGGCCTGCAGAGGAG GGCCAGCCCAGCTGCCGATGCCCAGGAAGAAAACCTCT ATGCTGCCGTGAAGGACACACAGTTTGAGGACGGGGTGGAGATGGACACTcag AGCCCACACGATGAAGACCCCCAGGCAGTGACGTATGCCCTGGTGAAACACTCCAGACCTAGGAGAGAAAtggcctcccctccctccccattgTCCGAGGAATTCCTGGACACAAAGGACACACAAGCAGAAGAGGACAGGCAGATGGACACCGAG GCTGCTGCATCTGAAGCCCCCCAGGATGTGACCTACGCCCAGCTGCACAGCTTGACCCTTAGATGGAAGGCAACTGAGCCTCCTCCATCCCGGGAAGGGGAACCTCCAGCTGAGCCCAGCATCTACGCCACGCTGGCCATCCACTAA
- the LOC129460674 gene encoding leukocyte immunoglobulin-like receptor subfamily B member 1 isoform X6, giving the protein MTAMHRGLIHPQSRAVGGDAMTPILMVLICLGLSLGPRTHVQAGTLPKPTLWAQPGSVITQGSPVTLRCQGGLKAQEYRLYREKKLASWITLIRPELVKKGRFHIPSVTWEHTGRYRCQYHSHTRWSEPSDPLELVMTGVYSKPTLSALPSPVVASGENVTLQCVSQVAFDGFILCKEGEDEHPQCLNSQPRTRGTSQAVFSVGPVSPSRRWSYRCYAYDSRSPYEWSSPSDLLELLVPGASKKPSLSVQPGPVVTPGEELTLQCGSDVGYDRFVLYKEGERDFLQRPGRQPQAGLSHANFTLRPVRVSHGGQYRCYGAHKLSSEWSAPSDPLDILITGQIYDTVSLSVQPGPTVASGENVTLLCQSQSPTDTFLLTKDEAAHHPLRLRSQHQAQQHQAEFPMSPVTSAHAGTYRCYGSLNSDPYLLTHPSEPLELVVSGPSGGPSSPTTGPTSTPAGLEDQPLTPTGSDPQSDPAGPEDQPLTPMGSDPQSGLGRHLGVVTGILVAFVLLLLLLLLFLVFRHRRHGKCWTSAQRKADFQHPAGAVEPEPIDRGLQRRASPAADAQEENLYAAVKDTQFEDGVEMDTQSPHDEDPQAVTYALVKHSRPRREMASPPSPLSEEFLDTKDTQAEEDRQMDTEAAASEAPQDVTYAQLHSLTLRWKATEPPPSREGEPPAEPSIYATLAIH; this is encoded by the exons ATGACTGCCATG CACCGAGGGCTCATCCATCCGCAGAGCAGGGCAGTGGGAGGAGACGCCATGACCCCCATCCTCATGGTCCTGATCTGTCTCG GGCTGAGTCTGGGCCCCAGGACCCACGTGCAGGCAG GGACCCTCCCCAAGCCCACCCTCTGGGCTCAGCCAGGCTCTGTCATCACCCAGGGGAGTCCCGTGACCCTCAGGTGTCAGGGCGGCCTTAAAGCCCAGGAGTACCGTCTATATAGGGAGAAAAAATTAGCATCCTGGATTACACTGATACGACCAGAGCTTGTGAAGAAGGGCCGGTTCCACATTCCATCCGTCACCTGGGAACACACAGGGCGGTATCGCTGTCAGTATCACAGCCACACTCGGTGGTCAGAGCCCAGTGACCCCCTGGAGCTGGTGATGACAG GAGTCTACAGCAAACCCACCCTctcagccctgcccagccctgtggTGGCCTCAGGAGAGAATGTGACCCTCCAGTGTGTCTCACAGGTGGCATTTGATGGCTTCATTCTGTGTAAGGAAGGAGAAGATGAACACCCACAATGCCTGAACTCCCAGCCTCGTACCCGTGGGACATCTCAGGCCGTCTTCTCCGTGGGCCCCGTGAGCCCGAGTCGCAGGTGGTCGTACAGATGCTATGCTTATGACTCGCGCTCTCCCTATGAATGGTCTTCACCCAGTGATCTCCTGGAGCTCCTGGTCCCAG GGGCTTCTAAGAAGCCATCGCTCTCAGTGCAGCCGGGCCCTGTCGTGACCCCTGGGGAGGAGCTGACCCTCCAGTGTGGCTCTGATGTCGGCTACGACAGATTTGTTCTGTACAAGGAGGGAGAACGTGACTTCCTCCAGCGTCCTGGCCGGCAGCCCCAGGCTGGGCTCTCCCACGCCAACTTCACCCTGAGGCCTGTGAGGGTCTCCCACGGCGGCCAGTACAGATGCTATGGTGCACACAAACTCTCCTCCGAGTGGTCGGCCCCCAGTGACCCCCTGGACATCCTAATCACAG GACAGATCTATGACACGGTCTCCCTCTCGGTGCAGCCGGGCCCCACGGTGGCCTCAGGAGAGAATGTCACCCTGCTGTGTCAGTCACAGAGCCCGACGGACACTTTCCTTCTGACCAAGGATGAGGCAGCCCATCACCCGCTGCGTCTGAGATCACAGCACCAAGCTCAGCAGCACCAGGCTGAATTCCCCATGAGTCCTGTGACCTCAGCCCATGCGGGGACCTACAGGTGCTACGGCTCACTCAACTCCGACCCCTACCTGCTGACTCACCCCAGTGAGCCCCTGGAGCTCGTGGTCTCAG GACCCTCTGGGGGCCCCAGCTCCCCTAcaacaggccccacctccacacCTG CAGGCCTTGAGGACCAGCCCCTTACCCCTACGGGGTCGGATCCCCAGAGTG ACCCAGCAGGCCCTGAGGACCAGCCCCTCACCCCCATGGGGTCGGATCCCCAGAGTG GTCTGGGAAGGCACCTGGGGGTTGTGACCGGCATCTTGGTGGCCTTCGTcctgctgctcctcctcctcctcctcttcctcgtcTTCCGACATCGACGTCACGGCAAATGCTGGACATCGG CCCAGAGAAAAGCTGATTTCCAGCATCCTGCAGGGGCTGTGGAGCCAGAGCCCATAGACAGAGGCCTGCAGAGGAG GGCCAGCCCAGCTGCCGATGCCCAGGAAGAAAACCTCT ATGCTGCCGTGAAGGACACACAGTTTGAGGACGGGGTGGAGATGGACACTcag AGCCCACACGATGAAGACCCCCAGGCAGTGACGTATGCCCTGGTGAAACACTCCAGACCTAGGAGAGAAAtggcctcccctccctccccattgTCCGAGGAATTCCTGGACACAAAGGACACACAAGCAGAAGAGGACAGGCAGATGGACACCGAG GCTGCTGCATCTGAAGCCCCCCAGGATGTGACCTACGCCCAGCTGCACAGCTTGACCCTTAGATGGAAGGCAACTGAGCCTCCTCCATCCCGGGAAGGGGAACCTCCAGCTGAGCCCAGCATCTACGCCACGCTGGCCATCCACTAA